From a single Aspergillus puulaauensis MK2 DNA, chromosome 2, nearly complete sequence genomic region:
- a CDS encoding wax synthase family protein (COG:S;~EggNog:ENOG410PTJX;~InterPro:IPR032805;~PFAM:PF13813;~TransMembrane:7 (o6-24i31-50o56-74i282-298o310-332i344-365o371-389i)) produces MERQQFASLLWLLNPVNLFLAYHVPKPARPLFAALQLGIYISVILLIPPTNPAKDYQFGICFLSILSTLNFFILSNPYEEHWRISPSQAKDDSSSKKVAQTDTAKYPSLSTGEKLLWVWTNAGETRGIGWNWTIPHIPPGPEKGLSKGQYLRHLGLRFVKLYLLHDASIYILNKLTNAGTISLYDVGLLQRSLAVVSFAVSNITILEFGYAAFCFTGAASGLFWTKYEHNPPLCGNLSDAYTVSRFWGRVWHQNMRRVLQSPARFMANTVFRAERGSLSARYIQTVTAFAVSGVYHYVSAKSARPDWGFAGTLGFFLLQPGLVVVEDLGMYFGRRVCGSRLGSWVYGVGYVWTFGILVVTAMGFVEDCVTSGLIPPVSAFPFSISGLLFQ; encoded by the exons ATGGAGCGACAGCAATTCGCCTCACTCCTGTGGCTCCTCAATCCAGTCAATCTATTCCTCGCCTACCATGTCCCTAAACCGGCACGGCCGTTATTCGCAGCCCTGCAGCTCGGAATCTACATCTCAGTAATCCTCCTCATTCCTCCAACAAACCCAGCAAAGGACTACCAGTTCGGAATAT GCTTCCTCAGTATCCTTTCCACTCtgaacttcttcatcctctctAACCCTTACGAGGAGCACTGGCGGATCTCTCCCAGCCAAGCAAAGgatgacagcagcagcaagaaagtCGCACAGACAGACACAGCCAAATACCCATCCCTATCAACAGGAGAAAAACTCCTCTGGGTGTGGACAAACGCCGGCGAAACCCGCGGCATAGGCTGGAACTGGACTATCCCGCACATCCCACCCGGTCCCGAAAAGGGTTTATCGAAGGGACAATACCTACGCCATCTCGGTCTTCGCTTCGTAAAGCTATATCTCCTGCACGATGctagtatctatatactcAACAAACTAACAAACGCCGGAACCATATCTCTCTACGACGTCGGTCTCCTCCAGCGAAGTTTAGCAGTTGTATCCTTCGCAGTATCAAACATCACCATCCTCGAATTCGGTTATGCGGCGTTCTGTTTCACGGGTGCTGCATCCGGTCTATTCTGGACGAAATACGAGCATAATCCTCCCCTCTGCGGGAATCTGAGCGATGCTTACAcagtctccagattctggGGCCGCGTCTGGCATCAGAATATGCGACGCGTTTTGCAGTCTCCTGCGCGGTTTATGGCGAATACAGTATTTCGGGCAGAGCGTGGCTCCTTGTCAGCCCGGTATATCCAGACGGTTACGGCGTTTGCGGTTTCCGGGGTTTATCATTATGTTTCGGCTAAGTCAGCGAGGCCGGATTGGGGGTTTGCGGGGACGTTGGGGTTttttctgctgcagccgggtTTGGTTGTAGTGGAGGATTTGGGAATGTATTTTGGACGGAGGGTGTGCGGTTCTAGGCTGGGTTCCTGGGTTTATGGGGTTGGGTATGTCTGGACGTTTGGGATTCTGGTTGTGACGGCGATGGGGTTTGTGGAGGATTGTGTGACGAGTGGCTTGATTCCACCAGTGTCCGCGTTTCCATTTTCAATTTCGGGATTGCTTTTTCAGTGA
- a CDS encoding uncharacterized protein (COG:S;~EggNog:ENOG410Q22F) has protein sequence MVSFNPLSLFKSSKDEQANSNPTFDPNTLTMVQPGSPNGPSMNANSNANGVVSEQPVRQEQMDTGNDMHLRGGGGGGFCCGICAGLACFECCEICC, from the exons ATGGTCTCCTTCAACCCCCTCTCCCTTTTCAAATCCTCCAAGGATGAACAAGCCAACTCAAACCCAACCTTCGACCCAAACACACTCACCATGGTGCAACCGGGGAGTCCCAACGGGCCATCCATGAACGCCAACAGCAACGCGAACGGCGTTGTTTCCGAACAGCCTGTGCGCCAGGAGCAGATGGACACAGGAAATGATATGCACCTGCgaggtggtggcggtggtgggtTCTGCTGCGGGAT TTGCGCCGGTCTTGCCTGCTTCGAGTGCTGTGAGATTTGCTGCTAG
- a CDS encoding putative C2H2 finger domain protein (COG:S;~EggNog:ENOG410PQPA;~InterPro:IPR036236,IPR013087) has protein sequence MKKHKSTAPDHEYCEKCDLDCETEDQLLIHKIKSNKHIVCPVCGIEFGSEGGRDRHIRLSHRTAQNLTCHGCNFTFRSAAGMVRHVENGECTSISQQRLLLEQSKKLMRKEALEIAEASITPSIVDVDEDGDGGVALPMTLGESNREAMVNQPGGGSGGLMDEHWPGLPGTEETGLDDIMGMMALNTAARKAGQSSDKENERWKGKGREHSGASGAGSGSAGGSAAVSSVGAPAGSIGPPDLALVLRKIYKDFDAVNFLDGFTGEYVCPCGKRCSTKEGFEKHVLSKSQGSRRMECPGCLKPFKSTSALVAHWESATMRCDIKDGNLYGQIVDEVSGGLVQIAGYNDDGTVKYEAGKLELQKKITVGVDLDKFGW, from the exons ATGAAGAAACACAAATCAACAGCCCCCGATCACGAATACTGCGAGAAATGCGACCTGGACTGCGAGACCGAAGACCAACTGCTCATCCACAAGATCAAAAGCAACAAGCACATCGTCTGCCCGGTCTGCGGGATCGAGTTTGGAAGTGAGGGTGGTCGTGATAGACATATTCGTCTG AGCCACCGCACCGCCCAAAACCTCACCTGCCACGGATGCAACTTCACCTTCCGCAGTGCTGCAGGCATGGTCCGCCACGTCGAGAACGGCGAATGCACTTCCATCAGCCAGCAGAGACTCTTGCTCGAGCAGTCGAAGAAGCTGATGCGTAAGGAAGCGTTAGAAATAGCTGAGGCATCCATAACCCCGTCCATTGTTGacgtcgacgaggacggcgatggcggcgTTGCACTTCCGATGACCCTAGGTGAGAGTAACCGCGAGGCGATGGTAAATCAGCCCGGTGGAGGATCTGGTGGTCTTATGGATGAACATTGGCCTGGACTCCCTGGGACTGAAGAGACAGGGTTGGATGATATAATGGGTATGATGGCGCTCAATACCGCTGCAAGGAAGGCTGGTCAGAGCAGCGACAAGGAAAATGAGAGGTGGAAAGGAAAGGGGCGCGAGCACTCTGGTGCGTCGggtgctgggtctgggtctgcggGTGGTTCTGCTGCTGTGTCGAGCGTCGGTGCTCCGGCTGGATCAATTGGCCCTCCTGATCTGGCTCTTGTGCTGCGGAAGATTTACAAAGACTTCGATGCGGTGAATTTCCTTGATGGGTTCACCGGTGAGTATGTCTGTCCCTGCGGGAAGCGCTGCTCGACAAAGGAAGGGTTCGAAAAGCATGTGCTCTCGAAGAGCCAGGGTTCGCGTCGGATGGA ATGTCCTGGATGCCTCAAACCTTTCAAGTCGACCTCCGCGCTTGTCGCCCACTGGGAATCTGCGACCATGCGCTGCGACATCAAGGACGGCAACTTGTACGGCCAGATCGTGGACGAAGTTAGCGGCGGGTTGGTCCAGATCGCGGGATACAACGACGACGGCACAGTCAAGTACGAAGCAGGTAAGTTGGAGCTGCAAAAGAAGATCACCGTTGGTGTTGACTTGGACAAGTTTGGCTGGTGA